The Prionailurus viverrinus isolate Anna chromosome X, UM_Priviv_1.0, whole genome shotgun sequence genome segment TTCCTGACAGATTCAGAATGCCGGAAATATGTTAACTGTCCTTAAGTTATTTACAGATTTATTATTGCCTTACCTGTATGTGCCAAGACAACAAACCTGGGGGGTTGTGTTCCACTCTTGGTTCAAAGCGGTCGGGCTTAAGTCCATGGAAGGCGAAGGCCAACTCAGTGCTGGAAGTCAAGGTAGTAACCCTGAGGGAGAACCCAGAACTCCCACCACAGAAGAGATAGGTCCCCACGCCCATCCTTCCCCAGCTGTTAGCCATGAGAGACCCTGGCACGTGATGACCAGGTGTGGCAGAGCCTGATTTCTACTAGAGAAGGGGTACATTTTCAGGGACTAAGGGCTTTGATCTGAGGGGGCAGGACTCAGGCTAGCAGAGGGAGGAATCCCAGGCCCTGCCAGGTATTAAGGTGAGGGCCCTTATGGAGAGCTGAATTAGCCACCCACCCCAAACAGGGGGCCCCACAGGCATGCACACCTGCTTTCAGCTCCGGGGAGGCCCCAGGAACAATTATCACTTACCACTCACATCATCTGCATTTGTGCGGTGGGCATCTCAGGGGGCCTTATAAAGGCAGAGGGTAGAGGCCctatcaggaagaaatataaatactTGCGGAGTATCCCACAATATATAGGGAGCCGCAAGCCTGCCCTTACTGTCAGCTCGGACAGACCCCACTCGGGCCCGTCATGCCAAGACGGAGCCTGCCTCCTCTTTTGGTGAGATAAAGGCCTTGACCTGAGGGATGAGGCCTCAGTTCAAGAGGGGGCGGGGGACTCGGCCAGTGCAATAAGTCAAGGTAAGGGTCAGGGGTTTTCCCATCCCAAGTAGATCGGGACCCGCCCCTACTATCAACTCTAGGAAACACCAGGCTGAGGACAGGGATGTGTTGCGTCCTGCCTTTCGGAATCTGAGGGAAGCGAGGTTCCCTCCGAGCGGGCTGGACTCCCGTCAGAAGAGGGAGTTCAAGGTAAAGAACgaggaggaggagccaggggTCCTCTCCCCAGACACAAACGGCCCTGAgttcttccctgcccccacaatGGTCCCTGGAAGGCCCCAGGCAGCGTTCCCGGAAGTGACGTACCTGACTTCCGCCTTAGGGCGGTCCGGGGGGACCGTGAGGCTGTCTTCATCACTTGGGGCGTGGATTCAGGTCGCCAGAGGGAGGAGTCCCGTGCGTGGGCCCAGCTCTGGCACCTGAGGGACGGGGCCGGCTCCAGCACCCGTCAGGTGAGGACTCAGAGGGAGGGCTGGCGGTAGCTTTCACCGCGGAGCGGGTGCCCCaacgcccctcccccaccccctgtggTCTACCCGGAAGGACCCCCGCGGGGTCCCGGATGTGGTTGATCCCAACGTCCATCTTGGGAGCCCGAGGGCCTCGCTTTCTCTGACGGGAAGCGGGCCCCGGTGGTCGGAGGGACGTGCCGCCGGCTGGGGTGGCCAGGTTAAGGTGAGGACCCAGAATGAGGGCTGAGGAGGAGCTCTcgctctccacccccacctcgcTCGTCGTCTGCCTTACAGGCCCCGCGCAGGGCCCCAGACGGGCCGAATCCGGGCCTCCATTTTGAGAgcctgaggggaaaaaaggcttTTGTCTGAGGGGCGTGAACTCAAGTCCTCAGAGGGAGGAGGCCCGGGCTCTGCCAGGTCTCAAGGTGAAGACCCTTATGGAGGGCCGAGGGGACCTCTTTCCggataaagggggggggggcatgcagaTACCCTTCCTGGTCGCCGGCCTTGGGTGGCCCGGAGCAGGGCGCTTAGGCCGAGGCGCCTCCCCCAACCCTCTGTACTTCCTTGTGGGTGGTTTCTGGGAGACGGGAGCCTCGGCCTGCGGGCCTCATTCTCGGGTTCGCCAAAGGGAGAGGGCGCAGGCCCCGTCGAGAGTCCGTGGGGAGTCCTCGGGAAGGACTGTggctctgccccgcccccccaaaccCTAAGGAACCTCTCCAGAAGTTTCTCGTGACCCCTTCTGTCCGCCCCCGGGGACCCCGGGAGATAGCGTCAGGCGGAACCAACTTCTGTTTCCGAATCGGGGGTCTCAGGGAGGTGAGAGCCTTGGTCTGAAGGACCCAATATCTGGTGATCGAAGAGAGGAGTTTCAGACCCTGCCAGGCAGAAGGGTGAGGATCTTTAGGGCCGAGAGGATAGGGCGGGCCCCACAGAAACCTGTCTTGTCTTTCAGCCGTGAGGGGCCCCAGCCAGGGCTGTCAGATACAGATGCCCCGTCCGCCCTGCTCACCTCCTTGCCTAGTGTCTTTGGAAGATGGGGGCGTTTCCCTGAGGGCAACATTCTTAGGTCAACAAAAAGTGGCTTCAGGCCCTCCCAGGAATAAATAGGGATACCCTGAGGAGAGCTGGGGGTCACCCTCAAGCCAGAACACGGAGGGAATTGCGCGGAGACCCACACAACCCCAGGCCATCAGCCCTAGTATACACCAGGCAGGCCTGGGAGGCCGAAGCCCAGCTTCAGTCCCTTCTCGGTGGCATTAGGGAGGGGACAGCCTTGGTCTGAGAGGTGCAACTTCAAGTACAGGGGGAGGagccccagccctgcaggagTCAAGGTGAGGACTCTGATGTGGGCCCGGAGGACCTTCAGCCGTGGATAGAGGGGTCTCCAGCCCTGTCCTGCCGTCAGCCCTGCGAGGCTCCAAGTAGAGCTGTAAGGCAGAAGTATCTTCCTGCAACCCCCTGTCACCCCCTCACTTATTTGGCCTCTCCAGGAGACAGAGCCTCGGGGTGAGGGATGCAGCCTCCtggcagaaaggaaggaatgcAGGCCCAATACGAATTGCTAATGGAAGGCTAAGGGTAATTTCCACTCCAGACAAAGAGGTCCCCACAGAAACCTGCCCCGCCCCTGGTAGCCCAGGAGCATCAGTCTACCTGAGTCCCCCCTGTTTCCAGCTGGCATGGGGGGGCGGGAATCTCAGGGAAGTAAGGATCTTTGTCTGGAAAGGCCACTCAGGTCACCAGAGGTAGGCATCTCAGCTCCTGCTGGCCACTGAGTTAAGTACCAGGAGGGATGACAAAATTAAGCGACCATCCCAAAACGTCCTGGGTCTTAACCCCTGCTGTCAGCCCTGGAAGATCTTGGGCAGGGATGGGTGGATGTGACACCTCTTCACTTGTCTCATTGGTCTCAAGGAAGTGAAGGCCTTGGTCTGACAGGACAGCCTCACACCAGCAGAGGGAGTCATGTCAGGCCATCGAAAGAGGAACCCCAGGCTCTCCCAGGAGTTAAAATGAGGACCCTGAATAAGGATTGGGGGCTCTCCCCACATCTGGCCCTTGGAGAGATAAGTCCCCTTCTCCCCCCTGCTTCTGCCTAGGGAAACCCTGGTACACAGTGTCCAGAGGTAATGCACCCTCACTGCTACTTGAACTACCTGGTGGTCTCAAGGAGCTGGAGGCAGTTAGCAGAGGCATGAGTCTAAGGTTCTGCCAGGAGTTAATGTGAGGATGGAGGATGCGGTGGACCCCTACTCAAGAACAGATGGGGCCCAGCTGCCCCTGCCGTCAGACAAGATAGGACCCAGGGCATGGCGTTTGAATGTGGCACCCCGTTCACTTCCTCCTCTCTCGTCTCACGGCGGTGAGGTCTTGGGTTAAGGAAGGTGACCTCAGGTCAACAGAGGGAGGAGTCCCACACCCTGGCAGGCATCAAGGTAAGGACAGATGACCCCCTGTTCCAGAAGAGAGATCCCCAGAGTCCGTCCAGCCCTTCTCTAATCAGGAAGACAGGAGATCCCTAGAGTACTAAGGAAGGGAACACCTGCTATGATGGCCTTTGTCGGAGCTGACACACTTGAGTCCTTCACGctgttcctctctccctcagGCCAGTTGGTTGCCGTCACCCACCTGCTGCCCATACCTCTGCCTGCTGCCCCCGACACCGGTCATCATGTCTCACAGTGAGAGTCAGAGCCACGAGCTTGAAGTAGGCCTTAAGGCCCAAAGAGAGGCTCAGGGCCTGGTAGCTGCACAGGTTCCTGCAACTGAGGAGAAGGAAActgcctcttctcctctctctcctttgatCCAGGGCGCCCCAGAGGCGGTGCCTGCTGCTGGAAACCCAGGTGTTCTCCAGCAGTCTGGGGAAGCctgctcttcctcccccaccGTCGAAGCCACTCTATCGAGCAAATCAAATGAGGGCTCCGGCCGCCCAAGACGGGATGCAGGTGCCTCCCAGGCTCCACCAGACCCGGCGATCTTGCCTGACGATGTCCTAGATGAGATGGTAGCTAAATTGCTGCAGTTTCTGAGTGGCAAGTATGTAGCAAAGAAGCCCATCACAAAGGCGGAAATGCTGAAGAGCATCAAAGAGCACAAGAACCACTTCCCCGTGATCTTCAAGAAAGCCTGTGAGTGCATGGAGATTGTCTTTGGCCTCGAAGTGAAGGAAGTGGACCCCATCAACCACTCCTACGTGCTTATCAAAACCCTAGACCTCACCTATGATGGGATGCTGAGTGACGACCAGGGCATGCCCAAGACCGGCCTCCTGATCCTTATCCTGGGTGTGATCTTTATGGAGGGCGACCATGCCCCTGAGGATAGGATCTGGAGGGTGCTGAGTGAGATCGGAGTGTATGCTGGGAGGAAGGATTTCATCTATGGGGAACCCAGGAAGCTCATCACTGAAGATTTAGTGCAGGAAAAGTACCTGGTATACCAGCAGGTGCCCCACAGCGATCCTCCACGGTATGAACTCCTGTGGGGTCCCAGGGCCCACGCTGAAACCAGCAAGATGAAAGTCCTGCAGTTTTTTTCCAAGGTCACTGGCACTGACCCCACTTCCTTCCCGTACTGGTATGGAGAAGCTTTGCGAGacgagagagagcgagcccagGCCACAGTGGCCACCACCGATGGTACTACTGTCACAGCCAGTGAAGGTTCCAGTGTCCCGTCCGGCAGCTTCTCTCGCCCTGAGTGAAGCCTGAGGAAGATCCTCCACTCTGTGTTTGAAGAGGGCAGTCAAAGTTCTAAACGGTGGAGGATTGAATtgcaaattttatcttttttttttttcattttggtatttttcaaatGCTCTTGCTTCTAAAAGGTTAGCTTCATGGTCTAGGTTCATGAATGACCCTGGTCACATCTTTACTGCTGTTCATTAGGCTTAAGAATAAGAATTTTGCTCTTCTGGAAAACATACTGGGAAACTTTCGATCTTATTTTCTCATCTGGAAGAAGATAGCATGGCACAGATAGTGGAATTTCCTTAGAAATACGCAAGAGTCCAGCAATAAAATCGATGGGATGGAGAAATAGAGGGAGAAATGTACAAGACGGTCATGCTAGGATTCCTGAATCCCGTTTAGTCTGCTGGCTAGTAAAATTAAAGATCTGTACCTGGATTTGTTCGGCTAAAGTGTGCATGAGAAATTAAATCTTAATAAATGAAAGCCCTGGGTCACTGGCTCATTTATTCTTGCAAGTGTTTTACAAGTAAGAGAAAAGTCTAGAATAGAAAACTGCTCTTAGCAATTCCTTGGGGATCGTGGGTAAACCAGAGACAAGTCTCCACCTGGGGCACGTATGGAAGACACACAGCACCCCTGTCCCCATGCCACTGAACGCAGTGCACAGATAAGTGTTCTGTATGCATTGTCTACAAGAGTTCCTGAGAATAGGGTGACAGTCCTTTGAAGTGATGCGGGGGAGCTGGTGCTTTTTCCTTGGCCTGGGAAAGCCAAGACCCCACGCCTTTGAAAGGGCATTTTAATTAGGTTATCTTGAGTGTGATGTGGTCACCTCTAAGCAAGGGCTAGACTTTCGGTGGGGGTGAAATGAGTGAAAATTGTGGTTTGGATGCAAGAGCAGCTGGGAGGGAGGAACAGTTAGTCCTTGACTCCAATTCTAGGAGCTATGAGTTGTGTTCTGCTGGGGAAGACTTCCCCATATCCAAATAATATATCCACTAACAGGGACATTTTAGTTCTATTTACAAAGCAGCATTTGGGGCTCACTTGGTGGTTCGCGCCCTGGAGCTGCTCATTCTCTGAGATGTcgtggaaaacacacacacacacacacacacacagtcaatcCCCGATGAGACCATGATAGAGTTTGGGGTCAAAATCCTATAGAAATTACTgctatttggggcacctgggtgggtcagttgatCGAGCaactgactgcagctcaggtcatgatctcacggctcgtgagttcaagccctgtatcgggctctgtgctgacagctcagagccagcttccgatcctctgtccccctctctccccctcccccgcttacgctctgtgaaaaataaaccttaaaaaaaaaagtcacggcTATTAAAGATCCCATAAAAGCCAAGCACCGTGGCAATATAGCAGGTCCTACAAGACAGGACTCATCAAGCCCACTTCACAGGTAAAGAACCTAATGCTCACAGCACTTGGCAGTTTGCCAAGTCACATGGTCACAAGTCCCCAAGGTCACATGTCTCCTACGTGACAGGGCTGGGACTAGATGCCTGGTCTGAATTCGTCTAAACCCAGGCtgttccccctcctcccagcctgagGCTCACCTTTCTGTCTTCTGGCTCATTTCTTTCCAATGTCTTTCAGGCAACAAAGAGAAGGTCCCTGTGTCCAAAGTAGGCCCAAAGAAGGAAGGGGACAATGAGAATCAAACACTGTGGACTGTCTGGGCTTTATTTCCCTACCGTCCGGCCTGCCTGAGCCCCAGAGCTCCTGGGGAGGCGACTGCCCACGTGCTGGTGTGTGTCTCAATCCCGGCACTTTCCTGCGTGACCACACCCTTCCCCtgatctccctctgcctccctgtccaGCTCTAGAATCCGGCCTGCTGACCGCTCaccactttttcttcctttggagaCCTGTGCTCCCAATGAACAGCCCCAATCGCCTGTCTTCCCCCAGACTCTGCAGAAGGATGTCCCGCTGGCTGGCCATCCCTCTTTCTGGAACCCTGAGAGCAATAGCCCCTTAGCAGCAAAAGTGTACTTTGGAGGATGGCTAGATGCCTGAGCGCCCCTCCTGGCGTCTGCAACACACTTTCAAATGAGCTGGCAAGTAGAGTCTGAGTTGCTCATAATCTACTGGTTCTTAGGCTATAACCCTGACGTTAGGGATGGTTCTTGAAACCACACTATTTGCAGGTAAGAGTCTAATAAGACATATTATTTGAAACAGGCCACTGATGACATCAGCAGATGAACAAGCTCACCTAGATGGTCAAACACCAAAACATCTCTCCTAGGTAGTGGATGAGGAAACACCACGGAAACCACTGTGTAAGCAAACAACTACAGGGGCTGAATTCCTAAAACCCCTGAGTCCTAGGAGGTGAACAATGGTTTCTTTGGTGGACATGTTAGctctggtttaaaaaaacaaaagtcggGGTGCccgggtcactcagtcagttgagcgtctgactcttgatttcggctcaggtcatgatcccaggttcatgggatcgagccccacatcgggctcagtgctgagtgtagagcctacttaggattctctttctccctctgccccttacgCCCACTCGCACTCAcattcatgtgctctctctctaaaaaacaaaaacaaaaacaataggggcgcctgggtggctcattcgttaagtgtccaaattcggctcaggtcacaatctcacggtttgtgagtttgcgcaccatgtcgggctctgtgctgacagcttggagcctggagcctgcttcggattctgtgtctccctctctctctgtgtcactcccccactcgtgctctctctcaaaaataaacatttaaaaaatattaaaaaataaaaacacaaaaagacaataaataacacAGAGGGCCTTCCCTGACGTTGTACCCATGTTTTCACTGCAAAGGCAGAACCCTGTCAAGTACCCTAATGCCACACAAATTATGAGGGTTTCTACTCTAACGGGAACAGGAATTACTCCCAGCCCTGTGTGATTTCCAGAGTTCTCTTTCTGTACAGCAATCTCCTCTTAGCAACCTGTCCTGCCAATTTTAGCTACTCTGGCCTTCCTGGACTCCCGGCTCCATCTGAACTCAAGGAGACTgtccagccaccccccccccctccttgcACACATGCATTATCCTCCTTGGCAAATAAACTAGGGTGCCCTAGAACTTACCTCCTTTGTTTTCCATCTCTTAGAGGTCGCTGTCCTTCACGGCCAGATGTCTAATAAACTGAAaattgtttcatagttttcattcGTATTTTTGGGTCTATCAGGTAGGAGTCGGGTTCCTGTTATTTTGCCGTGGCTAGAAGTCCCATAGTccaaatttaaaatctaaattagGCATGATTGCTGCCCCCAAATTTCAATcttcttcaaattaaaaatcagGACTGAGGGGCTGTGAGACACATTTATGTTAACAGACGTACTAACCTACAGCTGGGAGAATAACAGCAAAGTACTCACAGGTTATTCTCCGCTAGCCGAAGTGTTAAGCGatccctttattttcttatggtttcAAAAACTTCCAACACTTACGAAACACATGAATTATctttataattacaaatataaatattttggggacgcctgggtggctcagtcggttgagcatctgacttcagctcaggtcatgagctcatggtttgtgagttcgagccccgcgtcaggctctgtgctgacagctcagagcctggagcctgcttccgattccgtgtctccctctctggactccggcccctcccctcctcgtgcactgtctgtctctctctcaaaataaacattacaaaaaatacaaatgcaagtattttaaaatgtgacctTGACTCctgaaaataaatgcacacattCTCTGGACGATTTATTTACAACAGTGATCAACCTCTTGCCGGATTGCACCCACCTCCGGCATGCCTCCTGCTTGTCCGACTAGAAAGAAAACACGATGCAATCCATTTCGTTAGCTGTGTGTAGCTCACGCTTTCAAAGACAACGCTACACAGGTAAGAATCGGTCTTCTCTTTGAAGCCCTCTCTCCAGAAAAAGtattcacatattttaaaggaGGGAATTATATTTACATCTAAATCATATTCTCCGTGATTTGATTGAATCCAATATTTACAGGAAGCATAGCATACAGACAATTCTAGGAGAAGGAGTTACAATGATCACATTCATTACGAGGACGGTTGTTTATGCCTCTTGTCAAAgctcataataaataaatcacgctattttaaaaatagattcttcAGTCATCACCGCAATACTTCCAGTTGGGCCTGAAATgcacttttattttcctgattgaTGCAACATTTTCACAAGAATGTTTATCCTTCCTTCGTAGACCACCTCACCACTATCACCAGTTTCTTACCACACAGTATCTTTTACAAAGTAAATACCATGTGAAAAGTGCTGGGTCATCATTTTGATACCGTTCGCTTTGATACATGTTACATGCTTTGTTTTTAGCTCCCACAGGCTCACATTCTGCACTCAACAATTCTGCCATTTTAAAGATTTCATCCACACCCTGCCCCGCATCCACACCCTGCCGGAACGAAGCCATTAATGGTCATCCGTGCCATTCCATATTATTTGTGTGCCCTAGGATTTTACTGGATTACTTGTTCTCCTACTTTAGAACAACTGCACAGCTGCTCTCCTCAAGCgagcattttctctttattttttccgaTCATGGCACTCCTGAAACGGATCAGAATCCCAGAGTTTTACCGAGTGATTTGGATCCAAAGGTGTTCGTATAGATTTTAACTTGTAAAATCCACCCGTGTTGTTTACTTCTTTGCAATGGAACCATCTCATAAtacttttgtggttttttttttcccccccttttagAATATAGGTTcttgttaagtgtccgacttcggctcaggtcatgatctcacggtgcatgggttcgagccccgcatcgggctctgtgctgacagctcggagcctggagcctgcttcggattccgtgtctccctctctgtctgcctctctcccactcgccctccgtgtctctttctctcccaaaaataaacaaacattaaaaaaatttaaaaaaaaaagaatataggttCACCTTCTCTAAAGAAAGATGCAAGTGAATTAATTACCAGTATCTGCCAATATACCACTTTTGTCCCAACACCATGTAATATTGAGCTAGCATTTCCCCCCTGCAAAATTAAAACTGGGCCTTATTTTCCCACATTAACTTGTTGCCTTTATATGCATTTGCCGTAAATCCAAATAATTTGATGACTATATCCCAACAATTACAAATTACTAATATGTCATTTATGATTCTAAGTGTCCTATCATTTTTGCCCTTTCTGCAAACTGCTGTAAATCTTTTTCTCTATGTGCTCAGAGTCATATACTTTAAGCTAGGTCTACAATAGACGGAATATTTGTGTCTTCCCCAAGTTCAtgtgtttggaggtggggcctttgggaagtattTAGTTCACAAAGGTGGAGCCCTTGTGAATGGGGCTGTACCCTCATAAGAGGCCGGAGAACCAGTTAGCTCTCTTTCTGTTGCGTTAGGATACCAAGAAGTCGGCAGTCAAGAACTTGgaggagagctctcaccagaacccagccATGCCGGCGTCATCTCACAATTCCAGCCTtcataactgtgagaaataaaattctgttgttgataagccacccagtttatggttgTATGTTATTGGAGCCTAAGATATCTAAGCTAAGACAATGTCCAAAGCTTTTGGTTTATaacagtctttaaaaaagaaaaaggttggCTATTTCAGCTTCTctggtctttaaaaataaaccagtttttgtttcattgataattatttatcattttctaatttcaatttcattgatttctgcctttATATATATTGTTACTCTCCTATTTGCATtggatttaatttactttttctttttatagtttaagGTGGCAGCTGGTATTATTAAACTGAGTCCGATCTTcctttctaatataagcatttaatgaCATAAATTTCCCACTTAGCACTGCTTTAGTGACGTGCCATAAATTCCGATCTGTATTTAggttttcattcagttcaaaatattttctaatttccttcagTTTTCCCTTTGAAGCACAGGTTagcaaaaatgtattatttcacttcCAAATATCTAGGGATCCTGCcgacaaaaataagtaaagaaataaataaatattgaggcCTTAAACGCCAGAGTGAGGATTCTGTACCTAATGTGTTgagcaatggggagccactgatgGTTTTTGAGAAGTATACGGACATGATCAGAGTTATGTttgataaaaaaacatttttgagggGTGCAATGGATGGGAGGCAAGAAGTAGGGAGGTAGCTAGGAGTCAGCTACTCATTCTACCCAACTAGGCCAGACGATGCATTTACAACtattaaatttctgtttctgaaagACCGGGTCTCTACATAGTCAGGTCACTTTGAATTTAAATCCCATTTTAAATGTACCGGCAAATTCACTAGTTAGTGTCATCTGCAAACCTA includes the following:
- the LOC125157401 gene encoding putative MAGE domain-containing protein MAGEA13P, which translates into the protein MSHSESQSHELEVGLKAQREAQGLVAAQVPATEEKETASSPLSPLIQGAPEAVPAAGNPGVLQQSGEACSSSPTVEATLSSKSNEGSGRPRRDAGASQAPPDPAILPDDVLDEMVAKLLQFLSGKYVAKKPITKAEMLKSIKEHKNHFPVIFKKACECMEIVFGLEVKEVDPINHSYVLIKTLDLTYDGMLSDDQGMPKTGLLILILGVIFMEGDHAPEDRIWRVLSEIGVYAGRKDFIYGEPRKLITEDLVQEKYLVYQQVPHSDPPRYELLWGPRAHAETSKMKVLQFFSKVTGTDPTSFPYWYGEALRDERERAQATVATTDGTTVTASEGSSVPSGSFSRPE